In Solobacterium moorei, a single genomic region encodes these proteins:
- a CDS encoding ISNCY family transposase — MKKIILTPMEENKYNIIKELVDHSGNKRRAALKLNCSIRTINRLITRYKSEGKSSFSHGNRGRLPSNTFSLETKNKIIELYLNEYLDANITHFSEIVQMDLGISISDTTIRNWLSEHDVLSPKAHRKTKKQLKERLTKRLDQTTSTKARNAINEQIESIEDDTPHSRRSRSKYMGEMIQMDASSYEWIPGEIWHLHLAVDDATGTAVGAHFDIQETLRGYYNVFHQILVDYGIPALFYTDKRTVFEYRKKTKAFDDEDTFTQFSYACHNLGVEIKTTSIAQAKGRIERLNQTFQSRLPVELRRARITCMADANKFLKSYLKEFNARFALHLNSTNSVFEVQPDIETINQTLAIISSRIVDQGNCIKFKNKYWMAYDKEHNRIPLRPKMEVLVIESFDQKIFVNAMDTLYILEEVQVFEENSGEFDNIIETPEKKKVYIPPISHPWRKYSYQLFTKKQNYYSSANVR; from the coding sequence ATGAAAAAGATTATATTAACCCCTATGGAAGAAAACAAATACAACATTATTAAAGAACTGGTTGATCATTCTGGCAATAAACGCCGTGCGGCATTAAAACTAAATTGTTCTATTCGTACTATCAACCGCCTGATTACACGTTATAAGTCTGAAGGCAAATCCTCATTTTCACATGGTAATCGTGGACGATTACCATCAAACACATTCTCACTGGAAACGAAAAACAAAATCATTGAACTCTATCTTAACGAGTATCTTGATGCCAACATCACTCATTTCAGTGAAATCGTCCAGATGGACCTCGGCATCTCCATCAGTGACACCACTATTAGAAACTGGTTATCAGAACACGATGTCTTGTCCCCAAAGGCCCATCGAAAAACCAAGAAACAATTAAAGGAACGTTTGACAAAACGATTAGACCAAACAACATCTACAAAGGCCAGAAACGCAATCAATGAACAAATCGAATCAATTGAAGATGATACGCCTCATTCACGAAGATCTAGATCCAAATATATGGGAGAGATGATTCAAATGGACGCTTCAAGCTACGAATGGATTCCTGGCGAGATATGGCATCTACACCTAGCTGTAGATGATGCGACCGGTACTGCTGTTGGAGCCCACTTTGATATACAGGAGACCCTACGTGGCTATTACAACGTTTTCCATCAGATACTAGTCGACTATGGCATACCCGCTCTATTCTATACGGATAAACGAACCGTATTTGAATACAGAAAGAAAACCAAGGCCTTCGACGACGAGGATACCTTCACACAGTTCTCCTACGCCTGCCATAACCTTGGTGTCGAAATCAAAACAACGAGCATCGCACAAGCCAAAGGACGCATCGAACGTCTCAACCAGACTTTCCAATCACGTTTGCCAGTTGAACTTAGACGTGCTCGTATTACTTGTATGGCGGACGCGAATAAGTTCCTAAAATCCTACCTAAAGGAATTCAATGCAAGGTTCGCCCTACACTTGAATAGTACCAATTCTGTATTTGAAGTACAACCAGATATAGAAACAATCAATCAAACATTGGCAATCATTTCATCGAGAATAGTCGATCAAGGCAACTGTATCAAGTTCAAAAACAAGTATTGGATGGCCTATGACAAGGAACACAATAGAATTCCACTAAGACCTAAGATGGAGGTATTGGTTATTGAATCATTTGATCAAAAGATCTTTGTCAATGCGATGGATACACTATACATCTTAGAAGAAGTACAAGTGTTTGAAGAAAATTCGGGTGAGTTCGATAATATCATTGAAACTCCTGAGAAAAAGAAAGTATATATTCCGCCGATATCTCACCCTTGGAGGAAGTATTCATATCAATTATTTACAAAAAAGCAGAACTATTATAGCTCCGCTAATGTTCGTTAA